GCTTCAAAATGAGTCCAGGGCTTGGTACAGCAAGCCCTGGGCTTAAATCATAAAGCTCTTGCTTGTCTGGGCTGCAATCAAAGACAGTCCCAGTGATGGGCCAGGAgagcgagggagagagagacagaggagctgtgagagagagaggccgAGTGGACCATATGGTAGCACTTAGGGAGCCAAGGAGGAAGCACAGgggcttttttcccccctctcttcGCTCCCTGCATGCACGCGGAGTGTGGGAAAAGTTAATGGACACGCATGGCAGCTAACCCCCCGGTCGTGTTGTGACATGTGTGCGGTCACTCCGGCAGCTCGGCCACTGCACTGGGTAATTGGAGAGGCTTGTAAAGCTGTTCTCCAGAGGGGAAGAGACCACTGAAGATGTTGGCTGGCGGGGGTTCGAAAGGGGAGGCGGTGAGGCAGGGTGGGAGGGCTCAGCAGCTGGGTGTTGTCCGGGTCACACCACGTGCCTCCCAGACGTCCCGTGTCCAGCTGTGGCCCCAGGGCTCGGGGCAGGAAGCTCGACATCGGTGCGAGCGCAGCTGGAACGCTGTGGGAACGTTCTCTGTGCGTGGAGAAGCCGTGGCTCACAGGAGGCCGACTGTTACCATGTGTGGCAGGCCTTTCCTTGAACCCCCATCGGTTTAACTCCCCACTACTTCACCCATTGTGCCCTTTGGCCAGGCATGTCCTCACCCAGCACCCtccgtacacacacacacacacacacacacacacacacacacacacactccaccaGCAAACGCATGcatgcacaagcacacacatggCTTAAATCAAACAGGGATGCATGGCCCCCTGTAAAAAGGTGTGATGGAAATTCAAAATGATGGCACTTATCCACACTTTGTGCCTCTTAGCGCACTGATAATTGCAAACACCTGCACCccctccccacacacacacccccttCAAAGGAGGGCCACACTCGGATAGCTGGAGGGGGCATCCACACCTGGGCAGAGCAGAGCGCTACCACATGGCTCTGTGGCGATGTGTTTAACATGTCCTTCTGCTGTCAGCCCCACTGGCATCAAGGAACTCCCTCAGCTCTGATTAAAGACACAGCCTGAGGCACCTCTCTGTTCCGTACTGTCAGGAGATTAATGCCACAGCTCATGTGAAAGCTGCCTAAACAGCGGAAATCCTCATAATGATGATTTTTCTAGGGGCTTGATCACTTTAAGTTGTTCATTGACTGTTATTTATTAGTCTTATAGGTGATTTCCCATGCAGAAACTTTTGAGTGGCAATAACCACTAGTTCTTTGCATCAGTAAGTGGTTATTTACTTTAATATTACAtcaaaatatgattaaatatacaaacaaaagctacattttaaacatcatAAGAAGCAATTAAGTATTCTAAGTTAAGCCAAAACTAAAAACTCCAGTGTCTGGACTTACTAACAAATAATCAGTCAGTTTCCCTGTTTCCTTTATCAATCCTTTGAATTAGAAAAAGGTTGCACACAGTTCCAGTAAGTGACGACCAGACAGCAGCCACTCAGGCTCCTCTGCATCGATCTGCAAATACCAATCAGATTGCAATGTACTTCTTCGCTGCTAGATGGCGTAAGTGACCTCTGTAAAGCACCAAAGTTTCCACAAGACCAGGCCAAACAGCTGGACCGTCAGAGAGAAGCTCCACTAACAGATAATCTTGCTCCCGTGTGTGATTAATTACAGCACCACTGTCTCCTGTTTTAGTCACTTATATAGATAACAGAGTTACAATCAGCCTACAGCTTACTCACAGTCTGGTCCAGTTTACCTCAAAGTTTCGTCCTGACACTTCAGCAGGATATATATCTTGTGCCTCTTAACAAAAAGCACATTCAGTTTGAATCAAAGTATTTCTAGTAAGAGGACAGGCACTCTCACCAGCAATATTTTCTTCTAAAATTGCAACAACTTGTAATGACGGTGCTGTTGGCTAAATAAGTGTGGGTTAAACACCATTAATATCAATTTCTAACCCAAAATGTAGGTTTAAAACACTTCGAGTCTATGTGTAAACAATGCACTCAATCGAAAGTATGTCACCTAAAACCCCACAAAACTCCAATGCTGAAACAAATGAAGTTTCTGCATTCGTGCCACATGTCAGTTTGCCTTTTACACACCAACATTATATTTCGATGACTtgcttaaatgtcaaataaactacattaacaTGCAGAGAATCGTATCATTTTTCAATACTATACATCAATAAGTAGATCAGATTTAGTTTTGCCAACAAACAACGCAGGGACCAGCGcatgtttttaatgtctttacaaatttatTTGTCTTCCAAAACGAAGAACAGCATAAGAGCATTGAACATATCTTTGGCATCACACAGTAAAAAAGACAactcaaatatatatatataaaaatgcagtgaacGGACTTCCACAATACAAATCCCATTTCAATATGAACTTTACTCCCTTGTTAGCTGTACAAATATAGTGCATACTCTTTCcatttaacaagaaaaaaaacagatttaaaacaacTGTCTAACATTGAACAAAGAGAGAACTAGTTAAGCGTCACTTTAAAGTCTCTGTGGTCCTTctccactgttttgtttttcaccacGGTCGCCACACTGAATCCGTGTTACCTGACGGGGCTCCGGGGGAAACAGCAGCCGGAACAGGCACCGACGTGCTGACGTTGTTGGCGTACACGGGAATAACGGGGCCGTTTGGCGCAAACGCTGCATTGGGTATGAGGAAAGCAAACTGTCCGTCTGTGGCAGGCACGATCTGGAAACCGCCATAGACTTTGGTGGCGTCTGAGGGTAAACTGGCCGGAGAGGAGCCTCCTTTACAGGACACCGGGTTCATGGGAAGGACCTGCGGGGACGAGCTGGGGATCTGCACCATGGACTGGCCGAAGGAAGGGTGCGTTGGTCCGGCAGTAGAAGGGAGCTGATGTTGGTGCTGATGCTGGCTGGGATAGTTCATAGCGTTGATCTGGGTCATGCAGTTGGCCAAGTGGCCGAGGAGCCGCGTCCTGACTTCGGTGTTGACACCCTCACAGGTGGAGAGGAACCGGGTAACTTCATTCATGCATTCACTGAATCCGGCGCGGTATTTTCCCAAGACAGTGGGGTCGGTGttcagagcagctgcaggaaaatCACAAAGGTGTATCTAAGTCAGGCGCACAGCTCTTTAGATTATATCTGTTAAACATTACGACTGACTCTGAAAGCAAAGCTTGCAAAACCAGAGCAGACTTGGATCTCAAACGCACAGTTTGACGACAGATTTGTCCGGGAAACGCGACTTACCGGTCATCTGAGCCCTCTGGAGGTTCCGGAGATGTTTCACCGTCATCTCCAGGATGTCCGCCTTCTCCAGCTTGGAGTGCCTGGAGCTCTGAGGGGACGGAAAACACGCATGGTTAGGATTACACGCTCACTTTCTCACCATCTCACACACTTACTTTTAAAATCTCTTCATAACCAGGATGACGCCTGAATACTTACATCTTTTTTGAGAGCATCCAGGATGAGAGTTTTCAGCTGCCCCAAGCTCTCGTTGATTCTggctcttcttctcttttccatAATTGGCTTGGAAgactttaaaacaaaatgacaaacttttaaaatgtgcacttGTTTCGTGCGTAAAAGTGAAAATCGTCGTTTTGGATAAGGAGCTTGTATAAAATTACGTCCTAAATGGTTAAcgtgtgttgtttttaaatgacagtgaGCGGTAAATATTTTGTGATAGTCAACCAATACCAACCTTTCTGTGCTCGGAGGCTGTCTTGGGTTTATCGGGAGTTGTGTTCATGCTTGCCGGGGTTGCAGCAACCGGAGAGGAGGAGGTTTTTTCCATCATATCGGCAGGCATCTTTTTAATTAGAAATATCCCACAAAACCACAGCAAATTACGGTCCACTGATGTAGGAAAAGGGAGATGAATATATCAGCTTGTGATATTCAAAAGTCCCTTCTCCcgcaaaaacacagaaaaaaaatcctgagatT
This region of Acanthochromis polyacanthus isolate Apoly-LR-REF ecotype Palm Island chromosome 4, KAUST_Apoly_ChrSc, whole genome shotgun sequence genomic DNA includes:
- the her6 gene encoding hairy-related 6, with protein sequence MPADMMEKTSSSPVAATPASMNTTPDKPKTASEHRKSSKPIMEKRRRARINESLGQLKTLILDALKKDSSRHSKLEKADILEMTVKHLRNLQRAQMTAALNTDPTVLGKYRAGFSECMNEVTRFLSTCEGVNTEVRTRLLGHLANCMTQINAMNYPSQHQHQHQLPSTAGPTHPSFGQSMVQIPSSSPQVLPMNPVSCKGGSSPASLPSDATKVYGGFQIVPATDGQFAFLIPNAAFAPNGPVIPVYANNVSTSVPVPAAVSPGAPSGNTDSVWRPW